The Curtobacterium poinsettiae DNA segment CCCTCGTTGCGCTCGACGACCACGCCGTTCGCGGCCGCCCAACTCACCAGGTCGTCCATGCTGCCGATGCGCGCGCCGGTGCGGGCGAGCAGCGCCACCAGGCGGCCCTTCGCGGTCTTGTTCCAGTGGTTCAGTGCACGACGACGGCCGGAGCCGTCGACGCTCACCACCCGTGGTGCCACCGCCCCGGACACGGGCCCGAGCTGCCGGTACCCCTCGGACCGCAGGTCGAGCACCAGGCCGTCCGCACGGGTCAGCAGGGAGCGGGTCGACACCGCGGGCCAGTGCGCTGCCAACCGGATCGACCCGAGCCGGGAGTCGTGCGAGAGCCGGTACGCCGGGATCGGGTCACCGGCACCGATCGGCCCGAACATCGCGGACTGCACGATCACGTGCTCCGCCCACCACGCACGGGTCGCCACATCCGCGTCCTGCGCGCCCAACGGGTCGTACAGGACCCCGGTGTACCGCTCGATCGCGGGCATGATGCCCGAGGTGTCGAGCTCCAGGTTCCGGAGC contains these protein-coding regions:
- a CDS encoding YaaA family protein — translated: MTGLTVLLPPSETKREGGDTSRTLDLRALSFPELADERAAVMTAARFVSSEESSARTALKLGPKSIAERLRNLELDTSGIMPAIERYTGVLYDPLGAQDADVATRAWWAEHVIVQSAMFGPIGAGDPIPAYRLSHDSRLGSIRLAAHWPAVSTRSLLTRADGLVLDLRSEGYRQLGPVSGAVAPRVVSVDGSGRRRALNHWNKTAKGRLVALLARTGARIGSMDDLVSWAAANGVVVERNEGSWDLVAESLEPVAA